A part of Miscanthus floridulus cultivar M001 chromosome 6, ASM1932011v1, whole genome shotgun sequence genomic DNA contains:
- the LOC136456773 gene encoding protein IQ-DOMAIN 3-like, giving the protein MGKKGKWLSAVKKVFSSSDPDGKAAKAEKADKSKCKRRWPFGKSKKHSEPSISTVPGTAPVAPLPSPPPTQPHSLEIKDVNPVETDSEQNKHAYSVALASAVAAEAAAVAAQAAAEVVRLTAVTTPAPKMPVSSREELAATKIQTAFRGYLARRALRALRGLVRLKSLVDGNAVKRQTAHTLQCTQTMTRVQTQIYSRRVKLEEEKQALQRQFQLKHQRELEKMKIDEDWDHSHQSKEQIEANLTMKQEAALRRERALAYAFSHQWRNSGRTITPTFTEPGNPNWGWSWMERWMTARPWESRLAPSDKDPKDRALTKNPSTSIVRSSVPRAISIQRPATPNKSSRPPSRQSPSTPPSKAPSTSGKTRPASPRGNWLYKEDDLRSITSIRSERPRRQSTGGGSVRDDASLTSTPPLPSYMHSTESARAKSRYRSLLTEKLEVPERAPLVHSVVKKRLSFPVVDKPSVVPTDKPKERVRRHSDPPKVDPATLKDVPAA; this is encoded by the exons ATGGGTAAGAAAGGAAAGTGGCTTAGTGCGGTGAAGAAAGTCTTCAGCTCCTCTGATCCGGATGGAAAGGCAGCAAAG GCTGAGAAGGCAGACAAGTCAAAATGCAAGAGGAGATGGCCATTTGGAAAATCGAAGAAGCACTCGGAACCTTCGATCTCAACGGTACCAGGGACTGCTCCAGTAGCTCCGttgccatcaccaccaccaactCAGCCCCACTCTCTGGAGATTAAAGATGTCAATCCAGTTGAAACAGACAGTGAGCAGAACAAGCATGCCTACTCCGTTGCGCTTGCATCTGCTGTTGCTGCTGAAGCTGCAGCAGTTGCTgcacaggctgctgcggaggttGTCCGCCTCACAGCAGTTACCACGCCTGCACCAAAAATGCCTGTTAGTTCAAGGGAAGAACTTGCTGCCACCAAGATTCAGACTGCCTTCAGGGGTTATCTG GCAAGGAGAGCATTGCGGGCACTAAGAGGTCTAGTTAGATTGAAGTCACTTGTTGATGGAAATGCTGTCAAGCGCCAAACCGCTCACACCTTGCAATGCACACAAACAATGACAAGAGTTCAAACTCAAATCTACTCTAGAAGGGTGAAGTTGGAGGAGGAAAAACAGGCTCTTCAAAGGCAGTTCCAATTGAAACATCAAAGGGAACTTGAGAAAATGAAG ATTGATGAGGACTGGGATCACAGCCATCAATCCAAAGAGCAAATTGAGGCCAACCTAACGATGAAACAGGAAGCTGCACTGAGACGAGAAAGAgcacttgcatatgcattttctcACCAG TGGAGGAATTCTGGTCGAACTATAACCCCTACTTTCACGGAACCTGGGAACCCTAACTGGGGCTGGAGCTGGATGGAACGCTGGATGACAGCAAGACCTTGGGAGAGCCGATTGGCGCCATCAGACAAGGATCCTAAAGATCGTGCTCTGACAAAGAATCCAAGCACCAGTATTGTTCGATCATCTGTACCCCGTGCCATCTCAATCCAGAGACCAGCAACACCAAACAAGTCGAGCCGCCCACCAAGCCGGCAATCACCTTCAACTCCGCCATCAAAGGCCCCATCAACCTCAGGAAAGACCAGGCCAGCAAGTCCAAGGGGCAATTGGCTGTACAAGGAGGATGACCTGAGGAGCATCACAAGCATACGCTCTGAGCGCCCAAGGAGGCAGAGCACAGGTGGAGGCTCGGTCCGGGATGATGCAAGCCTGACGAGCACACCACCTCTCCCCAGTTACATGCACTCGACAGAGTCTGCAAGGGCGAAGTCTCGGTACCGCAGTCTATTGACTGAGAAGCTTGAGGTTCCTGAGAGAGCACCTCTGGTCCACTCTGTTGTTAAGAAGCGCCTGTCGTTCCCCGTCGTCGATAAACCAAGTGTTGTGCCGACAGATAAGCCGAAGGAAAGAGTGAGACGCCATTCAGACCCTCCGAAGGTCGATCCTGCAACGCTGAAGGATGTCCCTGCTGCCTGA
- the LOC136461139 gene encoding ATP-dependent Clp protease adapter protein CLPS2, chloroplastic-like, with protein sequence MAISGRAVALVPNTAATTPLPSTVSVNQSAARLRTKATMKVATASHASGGAVLERPPAFDQSQLDTLPVTQEGGDPGRLKDGRRSGSGDSYKVLLVDDVRHTEKHVEKALPQVVPSITAEAARQLFHESWLRGVATVIVAVKEHAEFYAQMMVRQGLRSAIEPESDMAT encoded by the exons ATGGCCATCAGCGGACGAGCAGTCGCGCTCGTCCCGAACACCGCGGCCACCACTCCGCTTCCCTCCACCGTCTCCGTGAACCAGAGCGCGGCCCGGCTGCGGACGAAGGCGACGATGAAAGTTGCTACGGCGTCGCACGCGAGCGGCGGCGCGGTGCTGGAGCGGCCGCCGGCATTCGACCAGTCCCAGCTCGACACGCTCCCCGTCACGCAGGAAGGAGGGGACCCCGGAAGGCTCAAGGATGGGAGGCGCTCCGGGAGCGGCGACAGCTACAAGGTTTTGCTCGTGGACGACGTGCGCCACACCGAGAAGCACG TGGAGAAGGCCTTGCCGCAGGTGGTGCCCTCCATAACCGCCGAAGCCGCACGGCAGCTGTTCCACGAGTCTTGGCTGAGAGGCGTCGCGACTGTTATCGTTGCCGTCAAGGAGCACGCCGAGTTCTACGCACAGATGATGGTCCGTCAGGGACTCCGGTCTGCCATCGAACCTGAATCGGACATGGCGACCTGA